ATTTAGTATTTTCTAAATCAGCATAAGCTTGATTCTTATTATAATTGTAATAAAGAATTGTATACATTCCATTTTTACGTAATAACTCTTCGTGTGTTCCTTGTTCAACAATTCTTCCTTCATCTAATACAACAATAATATCTGCATCAGTAATAGATGAAAGCCTATGAGTAATAATAATTCTGGTACATCCCATATTTTTAAAATAATCTAATATTTTCTTCTCATTAATGGGATCTAATGAGCTAGTAGCTTCGTCCAAAATAATTATTTTAGGTTTATTTAAAAGTGCTCTTGCAAGAGCTATTCTTTGTCGCTGTCCAGCTGATAAGTTTACTCCCATTTCGGTAATAATAGTATAATAACCCATGGGCATCTTTTGAATATCATCATCAATTTGTGCGATTTGACAAACTTTTTTTACTTCCTCAAGAGTAACATCTTTTCTATTCATAACAATATTTTCATAAATTGTTCTATTAAAAAGCATAATATCCTGAGGAACTATTCCTATTTGTTTTTTTATATATTTCTTATCTAACCTTCTGAGGTCTATACCATCATATAAAATTTCACCTTCAGACGGACTATATAAACCTGCTAATAATTTTGCTAATGTACTCTTCCCTGCCCCTGACTTACCAACAATTGCTATCATCTTGCCTTGTTCAATTTTGAGCGAAATATTATTTATTACTTTAGCCGAATGTTTTGTATACGAAAAAGACACATTTCTTAATTCAATATTACCCTTCACATTAATTTTAACAGACTCTTCAGACTCACTTTCCTTTTCATATCTGACTATATCACTTAGTCTCTCTAAGTATAGGCTACTATTTACAAAACTAAGCCATGTGTCAACTACCGACTGGGATAGTGAAAAAAAAGTATTGCTTAAAGAATAAAATGCTATCACCTGTCCTACACTCAGCAGGGATTTTATAGTAAAGATCACTCCTATAGATAACACAGCTATAGGCGATATCATTTGAATGAAAGACTGAATACTAAATATAAGATTATTTCTTTTTTGCCAATTAATATATCTACTCATGTAGTCTTTATATTTATTTTCCCATATTGCATAAATTTCATTTTCAATTGCATGCATTTTTATACCTAAAATAGAAAATATAGCTTCTGAAATTACACTTTGAGCTTTGCTTTGTTCGTTAAGTAAATATTTACCATTTTCAAATATAACAGGTTGAGAAAATTTAACTACTAATAAATTGAGCAAAAATAAAATAATTACTACAAATGTTAAATGTACAGATTGTGAAAACATATAGCAAATAATAAAAAGCGCTGCTCCACAGTCAATAATTCCGTTTATCATTTGATTTATAAACAATTCTCGTATGATATAACAACTATTTACACTAAACAAAATATCTGCTTTGTTTCGAAGATCAAAAAATTTGTAAGGAAGTTTCAAAACATCTTCTACAACCTTTTTGTTTAAATTCTCGTCAACAAAAGCCTTAAGTTTAACCAGACGTAACCCTTTTATAAAATTAGACAAAAAATAAATCAGCAATAGTAATAATAAATACATAATTGATTCTCTAATGTAAGCAATATCTTTCTTATTCAAACCATTGTCAATTAATTTTTGGATAAAGATTGGAATACAAAAAGTTGTTAAAAAATAGGTTATAATAGAATAAATTATAATTTGAAAATAATAGCTTCTTTTACCTTTAAATATTATTGGTAAGAAATATAACCATATATTTTCGCTTTTTCTTTTAGGAACAAATTTTTCATTTGGATAGGCATATATAGCATAATTAGAATACAAACTCGATAATTCAGATACTGTCAATTTTCTTCTACCACACGCAGGATCAACAATATAAGCATATTTCTCATCAATCCTTTCTAATATAACAAAGTGCCTCTGCTCCCAAAAAAGTATCGCAGGCAATTCTATGTAGTACAAACCTTCAGTCGAGCACTCATATAGTTTAGTTTTTAAGTTTAGTTTATTCATTAAATTTACTAACTGTCGTATTGTGGTTCCATCTCTACCAATATCTAAATATTCCCTCAAATCATTTAATGTAAAATAACTTCCATAGTACCTCAAAATCATTGCTACGCAGCATAATCCACACTCAGCTTGCTGTAGTTGTTCTACATAAGGAACTTTTTTCTTTCTTTTGTGCTTCTTTTTAGCTTTCACTTTAACATCACCTGCTTCTAATTATCGTAAGTCCTTTTTGTTAATTACTACAATTGTTATTAACAATGAGATTATTGAGTACAATATTAAACTTAAAAATTCTAATTCAGAAAATTTTTGTGTATAGAATATTTTTATGGCTAACCCAAATGGATTATATTTCATAATATTTCTGATAAGATCTATCTTGCATTTGGATGCTAGTAAAGAGATTAAATTTGAAATAAAGTCGTTAAAACAAATGTAAGATAATAAAAGGGTTATAGCAAAATTTAAAGAAATTGTACCTACTAAAATAGAAAAAGAACCAACTGATATAAAATAGATCAAAAAACTACTTAGAGATGATAAGATTTCTTTTAAGCTTATCTTTATAGTAATTGACTCTGAATCAATTACACTTGAAATTGTGTAAATGAAAAAATATATGAAATTGAATATTAAAGCTAAAAAAAATATACTTAACATTTTATAAAGTATTATTTGAGACCTACTTAACTTTCCAGTAAACAAAAATTTGTGCGTTTTGTATTCGTAATCTGCACACGCAATGTATGCTAACCAATACAATATTGTAATAGACATTAATGCAAGTAACAAATTCTTAGTAATTCTGAAAACATTATTTACTTGTATTACCAATGTACTTACTATTAACAACAAAAACACAATAAAACTTCGCATACGAAGAATTTTTACTATCTCTGCAATTGACATTCTAATAACCATTTTCATCTTCAACTTCCTCCAGCAGTTACCTAATATCTCTCTTGTTTAATATCACTATTGAAAAAACAAGGAAAATTAATCCGTATAGTAACATTAAAAACAGCTCATTTTTTTCAAATTTCCACGTGCCTGACCATATACCAATGATATAGTTTGGAAAATAGGTAAAAATTCTTTCTGCAGTGCTTAAATTATTACCACTTAATATTTTTGAATGTATTTTAAATGTAGGATATAATGATATATATTGAATAAATCCAAATAGTGTTAATACTGAAAATATTGTTGTTATATGATTAAAGGATATTACAGAAATAAATAGAGCAAATACACATATTAAAAAAGCAACACAAAGATATATCACCAATGCATTTAAATCTTTTATTTTCCATATTTCGGATAATTTCAATGTACTATTAATTCTCAAACTGATCAGAGGATTTAATAATCGGCTTATTAACCAAAGTAAAAAACTTAATTGCAGCATCACTAACATTTTTTCTAGTATTATTTCAGTACGTGTAAAAACGCCGGTAAATAATACTGTTGATGTTCTATACTTAAATTCCTTCCCTAATAACATACTTGAGAGATAAATAAATATAAATTGAATAAACCTAAAAAGCTCGTATTGATAATCCTCTAAAACAAAGAATTTTGGTTTATAAATCAACCATAACGAGATGTAAAACATCGCCAAAAACACACTAATTAAAAATCCTTTTGATTTTATTGTATAAAAAAAATCTCTTGTAGCAAGTGCCACAATTTTATTCAATTATCTTCCCCTCCATTTTCTTGATAAATCTTTCCTCAAGTGAAATTTTCTGTTTATATATTCCTTTAACAATAATTCCTTTCTGAACAATTTGAGGTAGCAAATTCTCAAACATTTCAGAGGTTATGACAACTTTTATTTTTCCCTCCCCCTCTATTATAGCTTTAATACCTCTTGCCTCAAAAAATTTTACTAAATCTTCTACACTGTTTGTTTCGAAAATATATGAAACACTTGTTTTATTTTCCTGATTTAAATTTACTTCCTCTATAACTTCACCATTTCTTATAAATAACACTCTATCACATATGGCTTCTATTTCACTCAAAACATGACTTGAAATAAGAATACCTATACTTTTTTTTCTCACTATATCTTTTAAAAAATTCCTCACTACTGGCGTAATATTGGGATCAAGTCCATTTGTTGGCTCGTCTAAAACCAAAAGTCTTGGATCACCAAGAACAGCCTGAGCAATACCCAATCTTTGTTTTGTACCCATTGAATATTTTACTGTTTTTTGGTAAATCACTTTTTCCAAACCCAGTAATTTTACAACTTCATTGATTTCTGAATCATTCACATTTCCAAAAATTTTACTAAAGAAC
The Caldicellulosiruptor morganii DNA segment above includes these coding regions:
- a CDS encoding peptidase domain-containing ABC transporter, which encodes MKAKKKHKRKKKVPYVEQLQQAECGLCCVAMILRYYGSYFTLNDLREYLDIGRDGTTIRQLVNLMNKLNLKTKLYECSTEGLYYIELPAILFWEQRHFVILERIDEKYAYIVDPACGRRKLTVSELSSLYSNYAIYAYPNEKFVPKRKSENIWLYFLPIIFKGKRSYYFQIIIYSIITYFLTTFCIPIFIQKLIDNGLNKKDIAYIRESIMYLLLLLLIYFLSNFIKGLRLVKLKAFVDENLNKKVVEDVLKLPYKFFDLRNKADILFSVNSCYIIRELFINQMINGIIDCGAALFIICYMFSQSVHLTFVVIILFLLNLLVVKFSQPVIFENGKYLLNEQSKAQSVISEAIFSILGIKMHAIENEIYAIWENKYKDYMSRYINWQKRNNLIFSIQSFIQMISPIAVLSIGVIFTIKSLLSVGQVIAFYSLSNTFFSLSQSVVDTWLSFVNSSLYLERLSDIVRYEKESESEESVKINVKGNIELRNVSFSYTKHSAKVINNISLKIEQGKMIAIVGKSGAGKSTLAKLLAGLYSPSEGEILYDGIDLRRLDKKYIKKQIGIVPQDIMLFNRTIYENIVMNRKDVTLEEVKKVCQIAQIDDDIQKMPMGYYTIITEMGVNLSAGQRQRIALARALLNKPKIIILDEATSSLDPINEKKILDYFKNMGCTRIIITHRLSSITDADIIVVLDEGRIVEQGTHEELLRKNGMYTILYYNYNKNQAYADLENTKSKGLNCI
- a CDS encoding ABC transporter permease, whose protein sequence is MNKIVALATRDFFYTIKSKGFLISVFLAMFYISLWLIYKPKFFVLEDYQYELFRFIQFIFIYLSSMLLGKEFKYRTSTVLFTGVFTRTEIILEKMLVMLQLSFLLWLISRLLNPLISLRINSTLKLSEIWKIKDLNALVIYLCVAFLICVFALFISVISFNHITTIFSVLTLFGFIQYISLYPTFKIHSKILSGNNLSTAERIFTYFPNYIIGIWSGTWKFEKNELFLMLLYGLIFLVFSIVILNKRDIR
- a CDS encoding ABC transporter ATP-binding protein, whose product is MQNKILEVRNVSKKYGKKEVLRNVSFVIYSGEIVGLVGPNGAGKTTLMAIIAGLIRNYEGNIYIDGRNIKEGSVEKKQVGCVIESPGFYPNLTGYENLKFFSKIFGNVNDSEINEVVKLLGLEKVIYQKTVKYSMGTKQRLGIAQAVLGDPRLLVLDEPTNGLDPNITPVVRNFLKDIVRKKSIGILISSHVLSEIEAICDRVLFIRNGEVIEEVNLNQENKTSVSYIFETNSVEDLVKFFEARGIKAIIEGEGKIKVVITSEMFENLLPQIVQKGIIVKGIYKQKISLEERFIKKMEGKIIE